TGCCCGCCGAAGCCGCACCCGTGGTGTACGAACGCGACGACGCGAGCTACGACGAGCTGCTCGCTGAGTACCTAGGAACCTGATGCTCGTCGAGGTCGCACCAGTCCACGTGACGGCGAGTGCCCCACCGCGTCGGCGGCGCCCACCTCGCCTGTGGCCGCTGGCCTGCCTGCTTCCCGCGATCGCGTTGCTGATCATTTGGATCTATCTCCCGCTCGCGCAAGCCGTCGAGCTGTCCACCCTGCGCTGGAACCTGCTCCCGACATCGCAGCCGCAGCAGGTCGGTCTCGACAACTACGCCCGCATGCTCCAGTCCCCCGCGACCGGAGCCGCAGCGCTTCGCACGCTTGGCGTCGTGCTGGGGTTGTGCCTCTTCACCGTCGTACTGCCGGTTATCGCCTGCTTCGCTCTGCAACACGTCGGCGAACGCGCGGGCCGGATGCTGCGAGCCGTCTTCTTCTTGCCTTACATCATGGCGCCGGTGGCCGTCGCCGCGATATGGCAGTGGCTGCTTGACCCGCGCGGCCCGGTCAATCAGCTGCTCGGCACTGGCCGCAACTGGGTGCACGAGGCGGGCACAGCGCTTGCCAGCCTGGTGCTGGCGACCGGCTGGCACGTGCTCGGGTTCGCCACGGTGATCGTCTGGGCAGCACTGACGCAGATCTCCGGAAGCTTCCAGGGCGCCGCCGCCATCGACGGCGCGACGACTTCTCAGGCGCGCCGATGGATCATCGTCCCACTCCTTGCGCCGACCCTGGTATTCCTGGCGCTATTGACATTCTTGCTCGGTCCGCAGTGGATCTTCCCGATTATCGACACCTCGACACAAGGCGGTCCGACGCAGGCCACAACGGATCTCTACTACCTGCTGTGGCAGCTCGGGCTCACGAGCTTCGACGCGGGCGCAAGCGCAGCGGCGGGCGTGCTCATCTTTGCCGGCTCGGCAATCGTGGCCGCGCTCCTCACCTGGATCGGCAATCGGATGAGTGCCCATGCGCGCTAGACGATGGGCCGCGTGGGCCATCCTCGCGGCATTCGCCTCGTTCGCGCTGCTGCCGGCGTACTGGATGGTGCTGACCGCGACCCGGCGGCAGGCGGACATCTATTCGCTCTCACCGCTGCCCTGGCCGCTGAGCCTGGAAAGCTTCACCATCGCGTGGCAGCAGCTGGACCTCCCCCGCCTCGTGCTGAACACCGCCGTTGTCGCCACGGGGGCTGCTGCCCTCCAGCTGCTCGTCGCCACCCTTGCGGCATACGGATTGTGTGCGCTCACGCCGCGCTGGCAGACCGCGGCGACGTTCGCGTTCTACGGCGCCTGGCTGGTGCCCGTGCAGGTGGTGATGCTGCCGAACTTCCTGTTGCTCAGCCGGCTCGGCCTGCTCGAAACCCTCGCCGGGGTCATTGCTCCCACGATCATCTCCGGTTTCGCCGTCGTGCTGCTGCGCGAGCACATCGGCGCCATTCCGCGGCAGCTGCTTAGCGCCGCGCGCCTCGATGGGCTGGGGCCCATGGCCACGCTGATTCAGGTGGTGCTGCCCAATGTGCGAGCCGGACTGTCGAGCGTCGGCATCGTGCTGTTTATCGCCGCCTGGAACGACTACTTCTGGCCCGCGCTCGTTCTCCGACGGGGCGAAGGCGTGCTGCAGCTGGGCATGCGCAGCTTCATGACTTCCGAAGGAACGAACTGGGGCCCACTCATGGCGGTCGCCGTCCTGGCGTGTCTGCCGGCACTCGTGCTCTATGCCGCGCTGCAGCGGCACATCGTCGATGCGCTCGTGCGCTCCGGACTCAAGTAGCCAACGAAGGGACACACCATGGTCGCGAAGGACACAGCGGGAATCGAGCGGGAGAAGGTGCTGCGCACGAGCCCTTTTCTTGAGCTGTTGCAGGGATTCTCCCAGCGCAGGGTCGGTGACCGGCTGCTGATCGGCGTACTCGTGCGCGAGGAGCACTTGAACGGCAAGGGCAGCGCCCACGGCGGCTTGATCGCGACTCTCGCCGATATCTCGCTCGGGTACGTCACCGGCGCCTCACAGACCCCGCGGCCGGCGATGGTCACCACCGCGATGCAGCTCACGTACGTGAGCTCCGCGGCGCCAGGCGACTACCTCGAGTCGGAGGTGCGTGTCGTGAAGGTCGGCTCACGCATCGCGATCGCGGACGCCACCATCCGAGTCGAATCGAAGGTCGTGGCGACGGCGAGCGCGACGTTCACCGTGCTCGGTGAGATCGCCGACTGACTCCGCCAGCACCGATGCGGCTGACTTAGACTGGAAACTAACGACGACACGGTGTTTTGGGGGCCTTAGATGCTCGGCTTCGGCGCAGGATGGGCCGAGGCGTGACCGTGTTCGAGACCATCCTTTCGTGGCCGCTGGCCGTCGTGATCCCGACGCTGTGGGCGATCGCGATGCTCCGCGCCAACGCGACCTACTGGATTGCCCGCGGCGGGCGCAACGGCTATCGCCGGCTCCGCACAGGGCATGACGAGTCCCCGACCTACCGACGCGCGGCCGGACTCGTCAATCGCTACGGGCCGCTGGCGGTGGTGTTCTGCTTCCTGACGATCGGACTGCAGACCGCGGTGCTCGCCGTGACCGGTATCAGCAGGATGCCGATGCGCCGGTTCCTGCCAGCAGTCAGCGTCGGAGCGCTGCTGTGGGCGATCGCCTACGGCACGATCGGGCTCGCCGTGGTGCAGGCATGGGTCCTGGCGGTCGCGGGCTCGTGGTGGGCGGCTGGCGCCCTCGTCGTCATCGCCCTGGTCATTGCCGCAGTGATCTGGCGGCACCGGCGCAAACGCCGCGCACAAGCCGCATCCCCGGTCCCAGCGAGCACCTTCGCGAAATGAGCTCGACGCACCGAGTCGCGCAGCTCGGCCTGTGGTCAACGCATCTCGCCGTACTCAGCGCCGTGGTGATGCAGGCGGCGTCCGGCGACTGGCTACCACCGGAAGTCTCGATGAGTCAGTACGCCAACGGTCCCCTCGGCTGGACCTTCGCAACTGCCCTCGGCGCACTCGGTGTCGCCATCTTTTGCTTGGCATATCTAGCATCTCGCGTACGCCGATCAACGCCGGTGGCCCTGCTTCTTGGCCTGTCCGGAGCCGGGTTCGCACTCGCCGCGTTGGTCCCGGCGAGCGTCGACCAACGCACGACCGCCGATGCTGTGCACCAAGCTGGCGCCACCCTCGGGCTGGTATTTCTGATCCTGGGCGCGTGCGCGGTCGCGGTCCCGCTGCGCAGCGAGACCACTGCACGCAGCGCGATCACATTCGCCGTACTCGCTGCGACGTCACTGGTGCTGCTGGCCGCAGCGGCGTACGGCATTGAGCCCTTCGGGCTTGGTGCGCAGCATGCATGGGCGCTGTATCAGTCGATCGCGGTCGTCTGCGAGGTCGTGATCGTCTATCTGCTGCTGGTGATGCTCAGCCGGAGATCCGCTGCTTGCCCTGCCAGTACTTCTCCTTGATTCGCCGCTTGAAAAGCTTGCCGGTGTCTTCGCGAGGCAGGCGCTCCTCGAAGACGACGACCTTCGGCACCTTGTAGGCCGCGAGGTTCTCCCGGACGAACGTGCGCACGTCGTCCTCCGTGAGCTCAGCGCCTTCTTCGAGCTCGAGGTGCGCCGCCAACGCTTCACCCATCTGCTCGTCAGGGATCCCGAAGACGGCAACATCCCTTACACCGTCGAGATTGTGCAGGCTTGCTTCGATCTCGGCCGGGTAGATGTTGACGCCACCGGAGATCACCATGTCGTTGGCGCGGTCGCTGAGATAGAGGTAACCCTCCTCGTCGACATGCCCGATGTCGCCGAGGGTGAAGAAGTCGCCGCGGCTGATGTCGCGGCGTTTCTGGTCGTTGTGCAGATAGGTGAACTCCGGCCAGAAGCCGCCCGAGCGTCCATAGACCATCCCGGTCTCGCCTGCCGGGACCTCCTGGTCGTCCGGGCCGACGATGGCGATCTGGTTGTCGCGCCACTGCCGGCCGACGGTGCCCGGGTGCGCGAGGGCTTCCTCGCTGTTGACGCGCGTCCAGGCGCCGCCTTCCGAACCGCCGTAGTACTCGTAGACGATCGGCCCGAGCCAGTCGATCATCGCTTCCTTGAGATCTGCCGGACAGGGAGCGGCGGCGTGTACGACGTACTTCAGCGAGGAGAGGTCGTACTTGGCACGCTCCTCTTCCGGCACGTCGAGCAACCGGCGGAACATCACCGGCACCATCTGCACTGACACGATCCGGTACTTCTCAACCATGCGCAGGAACTCAGTGGGGATGAACCTCGGCATGATGTGCGTCTGCACCCCGAGCATCGTCGCCCAGATGAAGTGCACATTGGGCGAGGTGTGATACATCGGGGCCGGCACCAGCGTCGGCTCCCCCGGACGGAACATCAGCAGGTCCATCACCGCTTCGGCAACCGCCGGCACTCGGTCGGGGGTCATCGGCTCGCGCACGATTCCCTTGGCCAGACCGGTCGTGCCTGAGGTGTAGATGACGCTTGAGGGGGGAACTGTGTTGGGCTCGGTTACCGGCGGGCGCTGCGCGAGCTCATCGAGC
The nucleotide sequence above comes from Epidermidibacterium keratini. Encoded proteins:
- a CDS encoding carbohydrate ABC transporter permease translates to MLVEVAPVHVTASAPPRRRRPPRLWPLACLLPAIALLIIWIYLPLAQAVELSTLRWNLLPTSQPQQVGLDNYARMLQSPATGAAALRTLGVVLGLCLFTVVLPVIACFALQHVGERAGRMLRAVFFLPYIMAPVAVAAIWQWLLDPRGPVNQLLGTGRNWVHEAGTALASLVLATGWHVLGFATVIVWAALTQISGSFQGAAAIDGATTSQARRWIIVPLLAPTLVFLALLTFLLGPQWIFPIIDTSTQGGPTQATTDLYYLLWQLGLTSFDAGASAAAGVLIFAGSAIVAALLTWIGNRMSAHAR
- a CDS encoding carbohydrate ABC transporter permease, with product MRARRWAAWAILAAFASFALLPAYWMVLTATRRQADIYSLSPLPWPLSLESFTIAWQQLDLPRLVLNTAVVATGAAALQLLVATLAAYGLCALTPRWQTAATFAFYGAWLVPVQVVMLPNFLLLSRLGLLETLAGVIAPTIISGFAVVLLREHIGAIPRQLLSAARLDGLGPMATLIQVVLPNVRAGLSSVGIVLFIAAWNDYFWPALVLRRGEGVLQLGMRSFMTSEGTNWGPLMAVAVLACLPALVLYAALQRHIVDALVRSGLK
- a CDS encoding PaaI family thioesterase, yielding MVAKDTAGIEREKVLRTSPFLELLQGFSQRRVGDRLLIGVLVREEHLNGKGSAHGGLIATLADISLGYVTGASQTPRPAMVTTAMQLTYVSSAAPGDYLESEVRVVKVGSRIAIADATIRVESKVVATASATFTVLGEIAD
- a CDS encoding DedA family protein, producing the protein MFETILSWPLAVVIPTLWAIAMLRANATYWIARGGRNGYRRLRTGHDESPTYRRAAGLVNRYGPLAVVFCFLTIGLQTAVLAVTGISRMPMRRFLPAVSVGALLWAIAYGTIGLAVVQAWVLAVAGSWWAAGALVVIALVIAAVIWRHRRKRRAQAASPVPASTFAK
- a CDS encoding DUF998 domain-containing protein, whose amino-acid sequence is MSSTHRVAQLGLWSTHLAVLSAVVMQAASGDWLPPEVSMSQYANGPLGWTFATALGALGVAIFCLAYLASRVRRSTPVALLLGLSGAGFALAALVPASVDQRTTADAVHQAGATLGLVFLILGACAVAVPLRSETTARSAITFAVLAATSLVLLAAAAYGIEPFGLGAQHAWALYQSIAVVCEVVIVYLLLVMLSRRSAACPASTSP
- a CDS encoding AMP-binding protein codes for the protein MTETSTPPPNEPAVYTGDRARPIAEVKERAARIATGLSELGLGQNDRYCIVMRNEVGFVEATLAGGVIGAVPVPVNWHWTGDDLGHLLQDSEAKVAIVHTDLLPAVEQHKPEAMQIVEAQVAPELVTAYSLGDVPLTGRYPTLDELAQRPPVTEPNTVPPSSVIYTSGTTGLAKGIVREPMTPDRVPAVAEAVMDLLMFRPGEPTLVPAPMYHTSPNVHFIWATMLGVQTHIMPRFIPTEFLRMVEKYRIVSVQMVPVMFRRLLDVPEEERAKYDLSSLKYVVHAAAPCPADLKEAMIDWLGPIVYEYYGGSEGGAWTRVNSEEALAHPGTVGRQWRDNQIAIVGPDDQEVPAGETGMVYGRSGGFWPEFTYLHNDQKRRDISRGDFFTLGDIGHVDEEGYLYLSDRANDMVISGGVNIYPAEIEASLHNLDGVRDVAVFGIPDEQMGEALAAHLELEEGAELTEDDVRTFVRENLAAYKVPKVVVFEERLPREDTGKLFKRRIKEKYWQGKQRISG